The Takifugu flavidus isolate HTHZ2018 chromosome 21, ASM371156v2, whole genome shotgun sequence genome has a window encoding:
- the lipea gene encoding lipase, hormone-sensitive a: MDYKVVFTTLDTVCEDIISNMCAPSDMPYGAVATRLVTCMKEIQEHGRVLEPVVAGFISVFHHYDFDAQTPGNGYRTLVKVLQSCLFHIIHKGRYIASNCNSAFFRAEHNASEMEAYCNALCQLRALLHLAQQLLNDNVRGELYSLPHTDLSRQFVQEYSSMHKACFYGRCLGFQFSPALRPLLQTVVISMVSYGEMYGKQQPGLGMAALSLLTSAKYVIDPELRGAEFERITQNLDMHFWKSFWNLTESGLLTGFSRMASSPVQVNVTLTLPPVTLHVPLAADPRLTTTVSPPVAHWGPGPVHVRLISCELREGQDSEELLSFSREDPPSISVSQLPWVQKQPLSPWLLIHFHGGGFVAQTSKSHENYLRMWSKELNVPIVSVDYSLSPEAPFPRALEECFYAYCWALQHCHLLGSTADRVCLAGDSAGGNLCITVSMKALSNGVRVPDGVMTAYPATLLTTDASPSRLLTLIDPFLPLGVLTKCVNAYAGTDWGTVHPTMGRHSVSSLRRNTAVLLSDLTQGASNWISSFLEPGRTSGPGSPTSTMRRTQSNVTLRTSPDVSAGHHRSHVGYPEGFQPLRSECQAFVSLTSCPIIRNPFVSPLLAPNNLLRGLPPVHIVASALDALLDDSVMFARKLRDMGQPVSLTVVEDLPHGFLSLSQLAKETEVASSVCVEELRKIFQQESLKCSAQRSNGTKHTCD; this comes from the exons ATGGATTACAAAGTGGTGTTTACAACCCTGGACACCGTGTGCGAAGACATCATTTCTAATATGTGTGCACCTTCTGACATGCCGTACGGCGCCGTTGCCACGCGTTTGGTCACTTGCATGAAAGAGATTCAGGAACATGGCCGAGTCCTGGAGCCCGTGGTCGCTGGATTCATCTCCGTCTTCCACCATTATGACTTTGATGCACAGACGCCAGGAAACGGCTaccgcacactggtaaag gtCTTGCAGTCTTGTCTTTTTCACATCATTCACAAGGGCCGATATATCGCCTCTAACTGCAACAGCGCCTTCTTCAGGGCGGAGCACAATGCCTCTGAGATGGAGGCTTATTGCAACGCTCTGTGTCAGCTGCGAGCCCTCCTGCATCTggcccagcagctgctcaacGACAACGTGCGCGGCGAGCTCTACTCTCTGCCGCACACGGACCTGAGCCGCCAGTTTGTGCAGGAGTACAGCTCCATGCACAAAGCCTGCTTCTATGGCCGCTGTCTGGGCTTTCAG TTCTCACCAGCGCTGCGTCCCCTTCTCCAGACTGTCGTCATTAGCATGGTCTCATATGGGGAGATGTATGGTAAACAGCAGCCGGGCTTGG GTATGGCTgccctctccctcctcacatCTGCTAAGTACGTCATTGACCCGGAGCTGCGAGGCGCTGAGTTTGAACGTATTACTCAAAACCTGGACATGCACTTTTGGAAGTCCTTCTGGAACCTGACAGAATCTGGCCTTTTAACA GGTTTCAGCAGGATGGCCTCTAGCCCGGTGCAGGTTAACGTCACCCTGACGTTGCCTCCCGTCACGCTGCACGTGCCACTGGCAGCAGACCCTCGTCTAACGACCACTGTCTCACCCCCGGTCGCTCACTGGGGCCCGGGGCCTGTCCACGTCCGACTAATCTCCTGCGAGCTGCGAGAAGGACAG GACAGTGAGGAGCTTCTGTCTTTTTCCCGGGAGGACCCCCCATCCATCTCGGTGTCCCAGCTGCCCTGGGTCCAGAAACAGCCCCTCTCTCCCTGGCTGCTCATCCACTTCCATGGCGGGGGGTTTGTGGCCCAAACCTCCAAATCTCATGAG AATTATCTGCGGATGTGGTCAAAGGAGCTAAACGTCCCCATTGTCTCGGTGGACTACTCTCTGTCTCCTGAGGCTCCGTTTCCCAGAGCTCTGGAGGAATGTTTCTACGCTTACTGCTGGGCTCTCCAGCACTGTCATCTGCTGG GTTCCACTGCAGATCGGGTGTGTCTGGCAGGTGACAGTGCTGGAGGAAATCTCTGCATCACCGTGTCCATGAAGGCCTTGTCCAACGGCGTCCGAGTCCCTGATGGCGTCATGACAGCGTATCCCGCAACTCTACTGACCACCGATGCCTCGCCGTCGCGCCTCCTCACCCTCATCGACCCCTTCTTGCCTTTAGGAGTTCTCACAAAGTGCGTCAATGCTTatgcag GGACAGACTGGGGGACGGTGCATCCTACGATGGGGCGTCACTCTGTCAGCTCCCTCAGAAGAAACACGGCTGTGCTGCTCAGCGATCTCACCCAAGGTGCCTCCAACTGGATCTCTTCTTTCCTGGAGCCCGGGCGCACGTCAGGGCCTGGATCACCCACATCAACGATGAGGAGAACCCAAAGCAATGTCACGCTCAGAACATCCCCCGACGTGTCCGCGGGACACCACAGGTCTCACGTCGGCTACCCTGAGGGCTTCCAGCCGCTGCGCTCCGAGTGCCAAGCTTTCGtttccctcacttcctgtcccattATTAGGAACCCCTTTGTGTCACCTTTGCTGGCCCCCAACAACCTGCTGCGAGGCCTTCCACCAGTACACATAGTG GCCTCTGCTCTCGACGCCCTGCTGGATGATTCTGTGATGTTCGCCAGGAAGCTTCGAGACATGGGCCAGCCTGTGAGTCTCACAGTGGTGGAGGACCTCCCTCACGGCTTCCTGAGCCTGTCGCAGCTGGCCAAGGAGACAGAAGTGGCCTCCTCCGTCTGCGTGGAGGAACTCAGAAAGATTTTCCAGCAAGAAAGCCTGAAATGCTCAGCACAAAGGTCCAACGGTACAAAACACACGTGTGACTGA